One segment of Burkholderiaceae bacterium DAT-1 DNA contains the following:
- the ubiD gene encoding 4-hydroxy-3-polyprenylbenzoate decarboxylase — MKYSDLRDFINQLEAQGELKRVSVPVSPKLEMTEICDRTLRKGGPAILFENVPGYSMPVLGNLFGTPHRVALGMGAQDVSALREIGQLLAYLKEPEPPKGLKDAWDKLPLLKQVMNMSPKVRASGPCQDVVKEGGAVDLGSIPVQHCWPGDVAPLITWGLVVTRGPHKSRQNLGIYRQQIIGRNQVIMRWLAHRGGALDFREHAIKSPGTPFPISVVLGCDPATILGAVTPVPDSLGEYQFAGLLRGSKTELVKCIGNDLNVPATAEIVLEGVIPTCEAGFRGVSEAGVPLKEVNGYLYALEGPYGDHTGYYNEQDWFPVFEVQRITHRKDPIYHSTYTGKPPDEPAILGVALNEVFVPILKKQFPEIVDFYLPPEGCSYRMAIVSMKKAYAGHAKRVMMGVWSFLRQFMYTKFIVVVDDDVDTRDWKEVIWAITTRMDPVRDTVMVDHTPIDYLDFASPISGLGSKMGMDATNKWPGETNREWGVPISRDADAKARVDALWDSLGL; from the coding sequence ATGAAATATTCCGATCTTCGCGACTTTATCAATCAGCTTGAGGCTCAGGGCGAGTTGAAGCGTGTGAGCGTACCTGTGTCGCCCAAGCTGGAAATGACGGAAATCTGCGACCGCACCCTGCGCAAGGGTGGACCGGCGATTCTGTTTGAAAATGTACCTGGGTACAGCATGCCAGTGCTAGGGAATTTATTTGGCACACCGCATCGTGTTGCACTGGGTATGGGGGCGCAAGATGTCAGTGCGCTACGCGAAATCGGCCAGCTGTTGGCCTATTTGAAAGAGCCAGAGCCGCCCAAAGGCCTGAAAGATGCCTGGGACAAGTTACCCTTGCTAAAGCAAGTGATGAATATGTCCCCCAAAGTGCGCGCCAGCGGACCGTGCCAGGATGTGGTGAAAGAGGGCGGAGCCGTTGATCTTGGCAGTATTCCGGTACAGCATTGCTGGCCTGGCGATGTCGCACCTCTGATTACATGGGGGCTTGTGGTGACACGTGGGCCGCATAAGTCGCGCCAGAATCTCGGCATTTATCGCCAGCAAATCATTGGCCGAAACCAGGTGATCATGCGCTGGCTTGCGCATCGTGGCGGGGCGCTGGACTTCCGCGAACACGCTATCAAATCACCGGGTACACCTTTCCCCATTTCGGTGGTGCTGGGGTGCGATCCGGCCACCATTCTTGGTGCAGTGACGCCTGTACCGGATTCATTGGGTGAATACCAGTTTGCTGGCTTGTTACGCGGCAGCAAAACCGAACTAGTGAAATGCATCGGAAATGATCTGAATGTGCCGGCCACAGCGGAGATTGTGCTGGAAGGCGTGATCCCAACGTGCGAAGCTGGCTTCCGAGGCGTCAGCGAAGCGGGCGTGCCGCTTAAGGAAGTCAACGGTTACCTGTATGCGCTCGAGGGACCTTATGGCGATCACACTGGCTACTACAACGAGCAGGACTGGTTCCCGGTGTTTGAAGTTCAGCGCATCACGCATCGAAAAGACCCGATCTACCACAGCACCTATACCGGCAAACCGCCAGATGAGCCGGCCATTCTGGGGGTAGCACTCAACGAAGTGTTCGTCCCCATCCTGAAAAAGCAGTTTCCGGAAATTGTCGATTTTTACCTGCCACCGGAAGGGTGTTCCTACCGCATGGCGATTGTGTCGATGAAAAAAGCGTATGCAGGCCACGCCAAGCGCGTGATGATGGGCGTTTGGTCGTTCCTGCGTCAGTTCATGTACACCAAATTCATTGTAGTGGTGGATGATGATGTCGATACGCGTGACTGGAAGGAAGTGATCTGGGCGATTACCACCCGGATGGATCCGGTGCGCGATACGGTGATGGTGGATCATACCCCCATCGACTACCTCGATTTTGCCTCGCCGATTTCCGGCCTTGGCTCAAAAATGGGGATGGATGCCACTAACAAGTGGCCAGGTGAAACCAATCGAGAATGGGGTGTTCCGATTAGTCGGGACGCTGATGCGAAGGCCAGGGTTGATGCGCTGTGGGATTCGCTTGGACTATAA
- a CDS encoding serine/threonine-protein kinase: MDAVSRISRRQMLLQSLARLSPGEREAWLHEHCADDPELAQEVLALLQQTRTVVKSSDGRAPESMIGRQVGRYRIVSQIGAGGMGEVYLAERIDDFAMQVALKLITRSSSAHADLFARERQMLASLQHHGIAQIFDGGSDESGNPYFVMEYVDGHPITLYATLHKLDIRARLRLFLQVCEAVSHAHRNMIVHRDIKPGNILVTSAGVAKLLDFGIATAHAQPDAPDELTSTAHTPGYASPEQRAGGRVVFASDQYALGMLLYELLTGKRPPVADAQGQTLGTMLASDLVIMPQTLASLPPAMPEPALRQALKGELDAILLRATTYDPNARYPSVGNLAADVRRYLSGKPLATMPRSNRYVLRKFIARHKVESLATGLLLAGLMVAGTFTVLSWRAELRAHEEASHAAAEAAAVNDFLVSMLSAPDPRVSGKDARIVDLLDDAAKQIEQRFAGQPIVQARLYKTLGVSYSGLGKPELAGKLLERAWHLYEQHVGPLSLESLTAENDWLESQADVITPDRGLALAESFYNRTVPVLGKRHPLSLTALNNLAVHVIIHAYAHTPPDFTKALALSDENYRLRMEVYGEGDKRTSHARNNLANLEARLNHHDIALELYAENLKWQQQTFGNLNFYTLDTMANMAYSEVKTGHPERALPLLEASLAGMSKVMGDDHPRTISVMLEKGRVLLKMGKSEEGRALLQSVQTHASATDPDIQDSVAQASKLLAPK, from the coding sequence ATGGATGCAGTATCCCGCATCAGTCGGCGGCAAATGCTGCTGCAATCATTGGCGCGCCTGTCGCCAGGTGAGCGGGAGGCCTGGCTGCATGAGCATTGCGCCGACGATCCCGAACTGGCTCAGGAAGTACTCGCCCTTTTGCAGCAAACGCGAACAGTCGTGAAATCCTCCGATGGACGCGCGCCGGAGTCCATGATCGGGCGTCAGGTGGGGCGCTATCGAATCGTGTCGCAGATCGGTGCTGGCGGCATGGGTGAAGTCTATCTTGCAGAGCGCATTGATGACTTTGCCATGCAGGTTGCGCTCAAGCTGATTACCCGCAGCTCTTCCGCGCATGCAGATCTGTTCGCTCGTGAAAGGCAGATGCTGGCCAGCCTGCAACATCATGGCATTGCGCAGATTTTTGATGGCGGCAGCGATGAGTCGGGCAATCCTTATTTCGTCATGGAATACGTGGATGGCCACCCGATTACCCTGTACGCTACCTTGCATAAGCTGGATATCCGTGCCCGCTTGCGCCTGTTTTTGCAGGTCTGCGAAGCGGTATCGCATGCGCATCGCAATATGATCGTGCATCGTGATATCAAGCCGGGCAACATCCTGGTGACGTCTGCAGGTGTCGCCAAACTACTGGACTTTGGTATCGCGACCGCCCACGCCCAGCCTGATGCACCCGACGAACTCACTTCCACTGCGCATACGCCCGGCTACGCGAGCCCGGAGCAGCGTGCAGGCGGACGCGTGGTATTTGCATCCGACCAGTACGCGCTAGGCATGTTGCTATACGAGCTGCTGACCGGTAAGCGCCCCCCCGTTGCCGATGCGCAGGGACAAACGCTTGGGACGATGCTCGCCAGCGATCTTGTGATAATGCCGCAAACACTTGCCTCATTGCCACCGGCCATGCCAGAGCCCGCATTGCGGCAGGCACTAAAGGGCGAGCTGGATGCGATTCTGCTGCGCGCGACTACCTACGATCCGAATGCGCGTTACCCATCGGTTGGTAATCTGGCTGCGGATGTCCGTCGCTATTTGTCTGGCAAGCCACTCGCGACCATGCCTCGGTCCAATCGCTATGTGTTACGCAAGTTTATTGCGCGGCATAAAGTCGAATCACTGGCAACGGGATTGTTGCTGGCGGGTTTGATGGTGGCCGGCACATTTACAGTCTTGAGTTGGCGTGCCGAGTTACGTGCGCACGAAGAAGCCTCCCATGCAGCAGCGGAGGCGGCGGCGGTGAATGACTTTCTGGTATCGATGCTGTCCGCTCCAGACCCCAGGGTATCGGGCAAGGATGCGCGCATTGTCGATTTGCTTGATGACGCTGCCAAGCAGATTGAACAACGCTTCGCCGGGCAACCCATTGTTCAGGCAAGACTTTACAAAACATTGGGTGTCAGCTATTCAGGATTGGGCAAACCCGAGCTCGCTGGCAAATTACTGGAACGTGCCTGGCATTTATACGAGCAGCACGTCGGACCGCTCTCGCTTGAGTCCCTGACTGCCGAAAACGATTGGCTGGAATCGCAGGCTGATGTGATTACGCCTGACCGCGGATTGGCGCTGGCCGAGTCCTTCTATAACAGAACGGTACCCGTACTAGGGAAGCGCCATCCACTGAGTTTGACCGCCCTCAATAATCTGGCGGTTCACGTCATTATTCATGCGTATGCACATACCCCGCCCGATTTCACAAAAGCCCTGGCGCTGTCGGACGAAAACTACCGTCTACGGATGGAGGTATACGGGGAAGGTGACAAGCGTACAAGCCATGCGCGCAATAATCTTGCCAATCTCGAAGCACGCCTCAATCACCACGATATTGCATTGGAGCTGTACGCAGAAAACCTGAAGTGGCAGCAGCAGACGTTCGGCAATCTGAATTTCTATACGCTCGATACCATGGCGAATATGGCGTACTCTGAGGTTAAAACCGGCCATCCGGAACGCGCACTGCCGCTGCTGGAAGCGTCGCTGGCAGGTATGAGCAAAGTCATGGGTGATGATCATCCACGTACCATTTCGGTGATGCTGGAAAAAGGGCGGGTGCTGCTCAAGATGGGCAAGTCTGAGGAAGGCCGCGCCTTACTGCAAAGCGTTCAAACGCATGCGAGCGCCACCGATCCGGATATACAGGATAGCGTGGCGCAAGCGAGCAAGCTCCTGGCGCCTAAATAA